A genomic segment from Castor canadensis chromosome 1, mCasCan1.hap1v2, whole genome shotgun sequence encodes:
- the Or52l1 gene encoding olfactory receptor 52L1, whose protein sequence is MMVLTNFSWRPPQLSFFLVGIPGLEESQHWIALLLGALYFLALVGNFTILFIIWNDSSLHQPMYLFLAMLAAIDLVLASSTAPKALVVLLAHAHEIGYIVCLIQMFFIHAFSSMESGILVAMALDRYVAICHPLHHSTILHPGIIGHIGMVVLVRGVLLLIPFPILLKSLIFCHATVIRHAYCEHMAVVKLACSETTVNQAYGLSVALFVVGLDVLAIVISYALILQAVLKVPGSEARLKAFSTCGSHVCVILIFYVPGIFSFLTHRFGHHVPHHIHVLLATLYLLVPPALNPLVYGVKTQQIRQRVLRVFYIKGLI, encoded by the coding sequence ATGATGGTACTTACCAACTTCAGCTGGAGACCACcccagctttcttttttcttagtagGTATTCCAGGTTTAGAGGAAAGTCAGCACTGGATAGCATTGCTTCTGGGTGCCCTTTACTTCCTTGCTTTAGTGGGCAATTTTACTATTCTTTTCATCATTTGGAATGACTCCTCCTTGCACCAACCTATGTACCTCTTCCTGGCCATGCTAGCTGCTATTGACCTGGTCCTGGCCTCCTCCACTGCACCCAAAGCCCTTGTGGTGCTCCTGGCTCATGCTCATGAGATTGGGTACATTGTCTGCCTAATCCAGATGTTCTTCATTCATGCATTCTCCTCCATGGAGTCAGGTATACTTGTGGCCATGGCTCTGGATCGCTATGTAGCCATTTGCCACCCTTTGCACCATTCCACCATCCTGCATCCAGGGATCATAGGGCATATTGGAATGGTGGTACTGGTGCGTGGTGTACTCCTCCTCATCCCTTTCCCCATTCTGTTGAAGAGTCTTATCTTCTGCCATGCCACTGTCATAAGACATGCCTATTGTGAACATATGGCTGTTGTAAAACTTGCCTGTTCAGAAACTACAGTGAACCAAGCTTATGGGCTATCAGTGGCACTGTTTGTGGTTGGTCTAGATGTCTTGGCCATTGTTATTTCCTATGCCCTCATCTTGCAGGCAGTGCTGAAGGTACCAGGGAGTGAGGCTCGACTGAAGGCCTTCAGCACGTGTGGCTCTCATGTCTGTGTTATCCTGATCTTCTATGTCCCTGGAATATTCTCCTTCCTCACTCACCGCTTTGGCCACCATGTACCCCACCATATTCATGTTCTTCTGGCCACACTCTATCTCCTTGTGCCTCCTGCCCTCAATCCTCTTGTCTATGGGGTGAAGACTCAGCAGATTCGCCAGCGAGTACTTAGGGTATTCTATATAAAAGGATTGATCTGA